Below is a genomic region from Henckelia pumila isolate YLH828 chromosome 3, ASM3356847v2, whole genome shotgun sequence.
ACAAAAACTAATTTCCAAGAACTAATTCTTTGCTCACTGCTCAATGCAGCCACTTCATGACCATTTAGTTTATTTTCTTTAGAATTTCAATGCTTTTGAATGCATTTAAAGTTTAGCCAAAAGAATGCATAATTGCAGTCATAATCCCAGTTCTAAGGTTACATATGTTTCCAGAAACTTCAAATAAATAAGCATTTAAGAAAATATTATTGATGGCTCAACTTCTCGACTTTTTCATCCAACAAGTTTGGCGCTCGTATGCATTTAACTAGTCCAATTTAACCCAGAATCTTATAATTCTGCTTCGAATTTCGAATTTTGCTGATTCTTGGGATGCCTCTCTGCAAGAAATCGCTTCGTGCTCTCGAGAACACCGAAGAATATAGAACCTCCTATGCCTATCCACAGTACTCTCGGCCCAATTCCCTGTGATGAAACCAATTTTTACACAGCTTTCTTTGCATAAACATTTGTCTTAATGATTGAAGGCCTGAATTCAGTAATGTTTTTGGAGTTATAAATAAGACCGATGGGGGATTGAATATATACCTTGAGTAGAGCGGGTGCGCCTTCTTCTTTTACAATTGTTTGGACACAGTCAACAATGCCTTTATATTGGTTTGTTGATCCCTGTACGGAAACATGACATTTAAGTTCACCAGCCAAAATGCTGAAAACATGCATACGTTtgatgtatgtatatatatgtatatattatcaCTCTTCACTGCACATTACATGCAAAAACATGTGTGAGCGGAAGAAGAGGGTTCGATTATACCTGAACCATCAACCTAGTCTTGATAACATCAAGAGGAGTTGTTATGGCTCCCGTCAGAGCACCTGAGACAACGGAAATCAAATGTAGATTTAAATGAATTGAGTAAACTCCACTTCATTTCACACGGAGAAACATAAGCGTGAAAGATCATTGGATGCATTATAAAATCAAATTACTTACCTGCAAAAGCACCAACTATAGCATTTTCAGGATCATTCAGATCTCTCTTTGCCTGGTAAGAaaaaatgatgatgatgatcctATTATCATCCTAATCATCTTAGCATTAATTAATAAAGCAAGAATACTAATAGAGTAATGTTGGGAAGAACAATAAAACATGGACTGGTAAAGTTTCCCACAGGACGTGAACATAATTATCCAGTTCAAAAACATCATCTATTCTATCCAATACATTTATTCACCATTGACATTCATCAGGTCATTTAAACAATGACCATCATGCAATGCTTACAAAAGGGAACTTACAGCCAATTTATAACCTATTCGAAGTTGTTCATAGATGCAGAATTGAATCGCATCAAATGGCAAATCTCTCAACAAAAATGATCCATATCcctgaaaaataaaaagttgtTAAAAGATTGTTTTATGGTGCTGTGTTGTAGTCATTGAAAAGATCAACAACATTGTTTTCAACAAATTTTTATGGTTGATGAcaacaaataattaatttccttccACAGAAAgcattcaaaaatcataatGTCAACAGTAACACAGTCGAGAAGGACAGGTGGTAAGAAAACAGGAGCGGATTTAGTAATTTTATCGAGGGGGGCAAAAATCCAAAGGAGAACACACAtgtatatgtacatatatatacacacatatatataattatagagGACTTTTCAGTTGCCCAACAATATTTTCCCACCTCGTCCCcgaccgggttttagttgtttttttttaatttttcgcataactaaaacacggtactgggttttagtggtcagggacgagttgggcatcattggttgggcagctgaaaatttctctaTATATGCtcaactcgtccccgaccactaaaacccggtaccgtgttttagttatgcgaaaaataaaaaataaaaacaactaaaacccggtaccgggttttagtgatcGGGGAAGAGGTGGGAAAATattgttgggcagctgaaaagttctatatatatatataatcatcgataacaaaaagtaaaatataataacgaaatataaataatattttataattccAGATCTAACTAACGTTTCTTACGACTTGAAATTTTCTGAAAGTAATTAGTACTAACTATATTTGACATGATACAAAATATAAcccttttaattaaattatcattcaaatataactctTTTAAATAAACTATCATTCAAATATTCATCTTCTAttcgattgattgatgaagacTTTCGTCGGAGTACCAACAAAGATGAATTAAAGTAATaatgaagaaaaaaatttcttgTCACTCTTCAAACATGGGTTGCTGGTTAATGGTACAAAGGTTTGAACgagttttaataataataatttatgcgtacgattttttaaaaattaagggTATTTTCACAATTCTTTAAGTAATTCTCTGACAAAAACGGAACAAATCAGTTTTAAACAAATGACACTAAGGAAAGATGGTATACCACAAAAAGACCTTTAAAGCCTTCTCTGGAGACAATGAGCCTCACGGCTTCAGGGGCAGAACCAAATTGCCCAGTTTGCATCCTTTGCTTAACTACCTAATATATCAAGAATAATGAATAGTACAGAAAAATTAAAGCCATTAAGTAGTAAAACAAACAGGCCGATTCACAACAAGGGAACAAATTAAAGCAAAGAGGGTGAAATATATTTACCTCCGTAGGAACACGAACAAAGGAAGCAGCAAGGCCTCCAAGGGCACCTGCAGTCTACTTATAAATCAGATACCCATATGAAGGAACAAGAAAACAGTAATAAATTTTTGTGTCGCATTTGGTAGGCTTTGTTGGATAATGAAGTGTTTGATTGGTCATTTGGTTGAGTAATTAAGCATAAGATATGATCGGGTAAATGGTGGATTATAAGATGATTATTCAACATGAGATTACATTTAAGTTATAATATGAACTGACTAATAGGTCATTTTCTTCATTTTTCAGTgacaatttttttaaagtttttatttCGAATTCTCCATTTTCCTAGCAGCATCAGAATCACACCCCACCTGTCTTCTACAATCACACCCAAATCATGACTAAAACCTCAGACATCTTTAACCCAATCGTAAATCAAGACTCTCATCgacctccacctccactaccCAATCCCATGTTTGTGTGTGACTTATAGGAAGGGTGCAGAACCAGGATACATTGATGGTCACGAGGGCTGGGATACTGCTCCATTTAAGGGGTTTCAGGTTTTGCTTGTGTCTTTGTCCTTCTGACACATCGACATGAATTTCCATGTGGAGTCTATCCATTTTGTAAGTTTGATGGCCTAGTAACAAGCTCGTCTAAACCATGTGCCTCATCCATAATGAATTTCAACATCCATTGAATTGAAGCAATTATCTCCATATTCATGGAGTTGGACCAATTTTAAGAATTAATTTTAGCCTTTAGGGAGGATTCACAGTACTAACTactaacataatacataaaaccGTACATAGGTAATAAAGCATCTCAGCTCACAAGTGAGATGAGGTAAGATGATTTCATTgatttgtcacaagaaaatgcATCATAGTATCAAGTAATAGTGATTCTGTGAAGGTGCAGAATATGTCAGTCGACAATTGATAAAGAGGAATCATTATGGTCTGACAAAACCAACCAAATACACCATTTGTGTATTAAATTTATCAGCTCATTATACCCAGGGGACAGGAAGTCATACATAACTCAATGTCAAATTTGGCTACAGTCAAATTCtaactcatatatatatcttCTACGGCTCTCACAAGTCACAAGCAAACAATTCTTCAGGCCTAATGATACATAACACGAAATTGTAAGTTAGAAAAAAAATAGGGATACT
It encodes:
- the LOC140886592 gene encoding S-adenosylmethionine carrier 1, chloroplastic/mitochondrial, yielding MGPFTLAVDAKSSSGFSSDASNKKMKNLQLQSERFFASVSVREEKPFDFLRTLFDGIIAGGTAGVVVETALYPIDTIKTRLQAAHGGGKIVLKGLYSGLAGNLAGVLPASAIFLGVYEPAKQKLLRSLPENLSAVAHLTAGALGGLAASFVRVPTEVVKQRMQTGQFGSAPEAVRLIVSREGFKGLFVGYGSFLLRDLPFDAIQFCIYEQLRIGYKLAAKRDLNDPENAIVGAFAGALTGAITTPLDVIKTRLMVQGSTNQYKGIVDCVQTIVKEEGAPALLKGIGPRVLWIGIGGSIFFGVLESTKRFLAERHPKNQQNSKFEAEL